One Peptococcaceae bacterium genomic window, AGTCAATCTCTTTTTCGATGAAACCATGACGCAGCGCATTTTCAACAAGAGGTTGTATGGAAAAAACAGGAACCAGGCAGTCTTCCGTATGATCCCCTATTTCAATTCTTACCTGCAGCTTGCTGCCAAAACGAACCTTGTTAATGAATAAAAAGTCATCAACAGCCTCCAGTTCATCATGTAACGGTACAAGGTCGTCGTTTTCCCTAAGCCTGCGTCGCAGCAGTCTGGAAAGGTGAAGAAGCAGTTCACGCGCCTCCTCCGGCTTGGACCGGCAGCAAGACATGATTACGCTTAAGGAATTAAACAAAAAATGCGGGTTGAGTTGAGCCTTCAGCGCCGAAAACTCGGCACGGGCCAACAGCTTGCTTTGTTCGTTCAACTGGGCAATTTCTAACTGCAGGCTGAGAAGATTGCCGATTCCTTCCGCCAGTTTCAAATCAACATCGGTAATCTTATCCCCGTTGCTGTTAATAATGCTGAATGTTCCGACAATCTCGTCTCTACTCCACAACGGTACCACTATGGCACTGGAAAGAGGGCACTGCGGGTCGTAACAGCCGAGCAATTCCTTTTGATGTGCCACCTGCCTGGAACCACTGTTCAACACATCAAGAACGACCTGTGCTGCAACAGGTTGCCCAGTCCTATGATGGTCGGACCCCTGGCCGGCAAAAGCCAGTACTTTTTCTTTGTCGGTAATGGCTACCGCAGCCGCCTTCGTCTCGGAAAGGATGATTTCCACAACCCTGGTTGCAGTTCCGGCATTTAACCCTTTTCTTATGACAGGCATTGTCTGGCTCGCAATCTGGAGAGCTTTTTCAGCGTAGGACGCACCTACTCTCAGGTGTTCCTTGCGCACA contains:
- a CDS encoding histidine kinase; translated protein: MGSILQLLIELLKNMALIALTAYLLIHTRPLRLALEGEANLKDKALLAVIFGLLSIAGNYLGIPVMGALANNRMIAPVVGGLLAGPMVGISAGLIGGLHRLFLGGFTAWACAVGNVFAGLVGSCFYLVKGPRNISGKTALLSGLLSEAILKALVLLLAKPFSAALTLERTIAVPTIMVNSIGVTIFVMMVQNVRKEHLRVGASYAEKALQIASQTMPVIRKGLNAGTATRVVEIILSETKAAAVAITDKEKVLAFAGQGSDHHRTGQPVAAQVVLDVLNSGSRQVAHQKELLGCYDPQCPLSSAIVVPLWSRDEIVGTFSIINSNGDKITDVDLKLAEGIGNLLSLQLEIAQLNEQSKLLARAEFSALKAQLNPHFLFNSLSVIMSCCRSKPEEARELLLHLSRLLRRRLRENDDLVPLHDELEAVDDFLFINKVRFGSKLQVRIEIGDHTEDCLVPVFSIQPLVENALRHGFIEKEIDCRIEVKTSLESEFLKIEVIDNGAGIQAGTLERIRKGQRTEHGGVGLNNIMQRLKLLYGDRAGCTFETAPGKGTRVILHLPQVNGSGDDEIQGISGR